The Stigmatella aurantiaca genome contains the following window.
GGCGCTGCTGGTGGGGGGCCTGCCGTGAGGCCTCCCGGGGCGCCATGAAGTGGCGCATCGCCAGCGTGGCGTTCCTCCTGGGCTCGCTGGCCACGGGGCTGTCGTGGCTCACCCTGCTGCCCACGTTGCTTCATCTGATGGACGTGGCGCGCCGGTGGGTGCCCTCCGAGGGAGTGGAGGCCGCGGTGCTGTCCCGGGTGCGGGGGTTTCTGCCCTTCGCGCTCGGGTTGGATCTGCTGGTGCTGGTCATCCTGGCGTACATCGTGCTCGAGTTCACCGTGGGCCGGCCGCTCCGGGCCACGGAGCTGGCGGTGGGACAACTGGAGCGGCTCGAGCTGGACCTGACGCCGATCTCCCAGGGCGGCCCCTTCCTGTCGCGCATCCAGAGCGCGCTGAACCGGATGGCGGAGGCGCTTCGCCGGGAGCAGGCGCTGACGCGCTCGCAGCTGGAGGCGCTCCGGCAGGCCAACGCCCGGCTGTCGCGGGCCCAGACGGAGCTGGTGTCCGCGGAGCGCCTGGCCACCGTGGGGCGGCTGGCCGCGGGCGTGGCGCACGAGGTGGGCAACCCGTTGGCGGGGATTCTCGGCTACCTCTCGCTGGCCCGGATGCGCGCGCCCACCGCGGAGCTGAAGGACTTCCTGGACCGGATTGATCATGAGGTCCACCGCATCGATGGCATCGTCCGGGGGCTGCTGGACCTGGGACGTCCGCGCTCCGGCCCGTTGGCGCCCGTGGATCTGGGCCAGGTGGTGGAGACCTGCGTGCGGCTGGTCCGCGCCGGGCCTGAGCTGTCGCGCGTGGAGGTGGGCTTCGCGCTGGCGCCCGGGCTGCTGGCGCGCGCGGATCCGGGCCCCCTCTCCCAGATTGTCATCAACCTGCTGCTGAACGCCGCGCAGGCCATGGGCGGGCAGGGAACGGTGCGCGTCTCCACCGGCCGGGAGGCGAACGAGGTGTGGCTGACGGTGGAGGACACGGGGCCGGGCCTGACGGCGGAGGTGATGGCGCGCCTGTTCGAGCCGTTCTTCACCACCAAGGAAGGCAAGGGGACGGGGCTGGGATTGGCCGTGTCGCTCCACCTGGCGCAGGGCATGGGCGGCAAGCTCACCGCGGAGAACGCTCCGGGCGGGGGCGCCCGGTTCACGCTCTGGCTGACGGCCGCCTGAGCCGGGAACTACCCTGCGTCAGGACGCTGGGGGATGATTCCCGGCGCCCATGCCTCTTTTCCGCTCCATTCTCGTCGCGGATGACGAGCCCTCCATCCGTCATGTGCTCACCCTGGTGCTCACCGACCATGGCTACGAGGTGCGGGCCGTGGCGGATGGCGAGGAGGCCCTGCGCGAGCTGAGCGCCCGCAGCTATGACGTGCTCCTGTGCGATGT
Protein-coding sequences here:
- a CDS encoding sensor histidine kinase, with amino-acid sequence MKWRIASVAFLLGSLATGLSWLTLLPTLLHLMDVARRWVPSEGVEAAVLSRVRGFLPFALGLDLLVLVILAYIVLEFTVGRPLRATELAVGQLERLELDLTPISQGGPFLSRIQSALNRMAEALRREQALTRSQLEALRQANARLSRAQTELVSAERLATVGRLAAGVAHEVGNPLAGILGYLSLARMRAPTAELKDFLDRIDHEVHRIDGIVRGLLDLGRPRSGPLAPVDLGQVVETCVRLVRAGPELSRVEVGFALAPGLLARADPGPLSQIVINLLLNAAQAMGGQGTVRVSTGREANEVWLTVEDTGPGLTAEVMARLFEPFFTTKEGKGTGLGLAVSLHLAQGMGGKLTAENAPGGGARFTLWLTAA